A genomic stretch from Deinococcus metalli includes:
- a CDS encoding bifunctional alpha,alpha-trehalose-phosphate synthase (UDP-forming)/trehalose-phosphatase: MAVIVVSNREPYAPSVQDGRVTWTPSIGGLTSALDPVMQREGGTWIAWGEQHPELGHADLPPAAPRYRVQRLALSGDEVQRYYHGFSNGALWPVSHYFVERAQFRADEWAAYRAVNARFAQAAIDAYRPGDLLWVHDYQLALVPGLLRAALPGARIGFFWHIPWPAQDVFRTLPWDRELLSGLLGADLIGMHTAAYARHFQDACERTLGIETGPGTVAVDGRTVRIEARPIGIDVGAFETLAAAPETAERAGRLRDNLRTLVLLAVDRLDYTKGIPERLDAFEAFLDAHPRARGRVSLVQIAVPSRERVEAYLQLRQQVEGRVGRINGRFSRDGWTPVHYVFRGLDREELVAHYRAADAMLVTPLRDGLNLVAKEFAASSADGVLLLSRFAGAAGEMPGAIEVNPYDRDGLAERLLAALRMPLEEKKARLDGLRRHLRDSDLRTWTQRFLHDLAGPDLLPAALLDLGSRPLLIMCDYDGTLAPIAPRPRDADPQPGAHEALAHLLHHPAHHTVIVTGRRSVQVYGYLPLPDLPVIGLHGMEWLGRTPDAPQRGVIETLARHFPVEPGVRVEDKRWTVAVHYRNVPADRQAHVQHHLETLSLPPGWEMIAGKLVREYRPAGFGKGRAVTSLIAAYPGHHPVFIGDDDTDEEAFHAVNAAGGTAIKVGPGSTAAPYRLDSPANVVALLTAWSRSDARPAEGRAARGNVTA, translated from the coding sequence ATGGCCGTCATCGTCGTGTCGAACCGAGAGCCCTACGCGCCCAGCGTTCAGGACGGCCGCGTCACCTGGACCCCGTCCATCGGCGGCCTGACCAGCGCCCTCGATCCCGTGATGCAGCGCGAGGGCGGCACGTGGATCGCGTGGGGTGAACAGCACCCCGAACTCGGCCATGCCGACCTTCCGCCCGCGGCCCCGCGCTACCGCGTGCAGCGCCTCGCCCTCAGCGGCGACGAGGTGCAGCGCTACTACCACGGCTTTTCGAACGGCGCGCTGTGGCCTGTCAGCCACTACTTCGTGGAACGCGCGCAGTTCCGCGCCGACGAGTGGGCCGCGTACCGCGCCGTGAACGCGCGCTTCGCGCAGGCGGCCATCGACGCGTACCGCCCCGGCGACCTGCTGTGGGTGCACGACTACCAGCTCGCGCTGGTGCCGGGCCTGCTGCGCGCTGCGCTGCCCGGCGCGCGCATCGGCTTTTTCTGGCATATCCCGTGGCCCGCGCAGGACGTGTTCCGCACCCTGCCGTGGGACCGGGAACTGCTCAGTGGCCTGCTCGGCGCGGACCTGATCGGCATGCACACGGCGGCGTACGCCCGCCACTTCCAGGACGCATGCGAGCGCACCCTCGGCATCGAGACCGGACCAGGCACTGTCGCCGTGGACGGCCGCACCGTCCGGATCGAGGCGCGGCCCATCGGGATCGACGTGGGCGCCTTCGAGACGCTCGCCGCCGCCCCCGAGACCGCCGAACGCGCCGGGCGCCTGCGCGACAACCTCCGCACGCTGGTCCTGCTCGCCGTGGACCGCCTGGACTACACCAAGGGCATCCCCGAGCGCCTGGACGCCTTCGAGGCCTTTCTCGACGCCCACCCCCGCGCTCGCGGCCGGGTGTCGCTGGTGCAGATCGCCGTGCCCAGCCGCGAACGCGTCGAGGCGTACCTCCAGCTGCGCCAGCAGGTCGAGGGCCGCGTCGGCCGCATCAACGGCCGCTTCAGCCGCGACGGCTGGACACCCGTCCACTACGTCTTCCGTGGCCTGGACCGCGAGGAACTCGTCGCGCACTATCGCGCGGCCGACGCCATGCTGGTCACTCCGCTGCGCGACGGCCTGAACCTCGTTGCCAAGGAGTTCGCGGCGAGCAGCGCCGACGGCGTGCTGCTGCTCTCGCGCTTTGCCGGCGCGGCCGGCGAGATGCCCGGCGCCATCGAGGTCAACCCCTATGACCGTGACGGCCTCGCCGAACGCCTCCTGGCCGCCCTGCGCATGCCACTGGAGGAGAAAAAGGCCCGACTGGACGGTCTGCGCCGCCACCTGCGCGACAGCGACCTGCGGACGTGGACGCAGCGCTTCCTGCACGACCTCGCCGGTCCGGACCTGCTGCCCGCCGCGCTGCTGGATCTCGGCTCCCGGCCCCTGCTGATCATGTGTGACTACGACGGGACCCTCGCACCCATCGCCCCGCGCCCCCGCGACGCCGACCCGCAGCCCGGCGCGCACGAGGCCCTCGCGCATCTGCTGCACCATCCCGCCCACCACACCGTGATCGTCACCGGCCGCCGCAGCGTTCAGGTGTACGGCTACCTGCCGCTGCCGGACCTGCCTGTGATCGGCCTGCACGGCATGGAGTGGCTGGGCCGCACCCCCGACGCCCCGCAGCGCGGCGTGATCGAGACCCTCGCCCGCCACTTCCCGGTCGAACCCGGCGTGCGCGTCGAGGACAAACGCTGGACCGTCGCCGTGCACTACCGCAATGTTCCCGCCGACCGGCAGGCGCACGTCCAGCACCACCTCGAAACCCTGTCCCTGCCGCCCGGCTGGGAGATGATCGCCGGCAAACTCGTGCGCGAGTACCGGCCCGCCGGCTTCGGCAAGGGCCGCGCCGTGACGTCCCTCATCGCGGCGTACCCCGGCCACCATCCCGTCTTCATCGGCGACGACGACACCGACGAGGAGGCGTTCCACGCGGTGAACGCCGCCGGCGGTACGGCCATCAAGGTCGGCCCCGGCTCCACCGCCGCGCCCTACCGTCTGGACAGCCCGGCGAACGTCGTCGCCCTTCTCACCGCGTGGAGCCGCAGCGACGCCCGGCCCGCCGAGGGCCGCGCCGCCCGTGGGAACGTGACGGCCTGA
- a CDS encoding trypco2 family protein, with amino-acid sequence MPTRAVSVLDVVTAVQGAVAQDFGRENRAGNALVVSKVEIELKTALETTQGGEVEWKVVSVGGQYANSQTQTLCLSWERTASKALTASDAEDLGYELLTGLDALRIGAEQWSRLSGHLPFVSTGGTLAFQVAVTEDGHLTVLKLGAGQVEALTHTVTLTLQPLD; translated from the coding sequence ATGCCAACCAGGGCGGTGTCTGTGCTGGACGTCGTGACGGCCGTGCAGGGCGCGGTCGCGCAGGATTTTGGCCGGGAGAACCGGGCGGGAAACGCGCTCGTGGTGTCGAAGGTCGAGATCGAACTGAAGACCGCCCTGGAGACCACGCAGGGTGGGGAGGTGGAGTGGAAGGTCGTGAGCGTCGGCGGGCAGTACGCGAACTCTCAGACACAGACCCTGTGCCTGTCGTGGGAGCGCACGGCCAGCAAGGCCCTCACGGCGAGCGACGCGGAGGATCTGGGCTACGAGCTGCTGACGGGGCTCGACGCGCTCCGTATCGGGGCGGAGCAGTGGAGCCGCCTGTCCGGCCACCTGCCGTTCGTCTCGACGGGCGGCACCCTGGCGTTTCAGGTGGCGGTGACGGAGGACGGTCACCTGACGGTGCTGAAGCTGGGCGCCGGGCAGGTAGAGGCGCTGACGCATACCGTGACACTGACCCTTCAGCCCCTGGACTGA
- a CDS encoding TOBE domain-containing protein, which yields MRISARNTLTGAVKTITLGEVNAEIVLDLGNGVELTSTITRHSAERLGLAVGTAAHAVIKSSDVMIGVD from the coding sequence ATGCGAATCAGCGCCCGCAACACCCTGACCGGCGCCGTCAAGACCATCACCCTCGGCGAGGTCAACGCCGAGATCGTCCTGGACCTCGGCAATGGCGTGGAACTGACCTCCACCATCACCCGCCACTCCGCCGAGCGGCTGGGCCTCGCGGTGGGCACGGCCGCGCACGCAGTCATCAAGTCCAGCGACGTGATGATCGGAGTGGACTGA
- a CDS encoding ABC transporter permease: MNHPLRRAGTPARGGRRRPGRPRTSAVPALLSVVMAAFLLLPTLVLLTRGLTADFWPTLGSRAVTDALRVSALTTGATLLLTILLVTPVAYLLARSRFPGRTVLDTLLDLPIVLPPVVAGVGLLLTFGRSGLLGPPLEVAGIGLAFSPAAVVMAQLFTSAPFYLRTAKAGFAAIDREVEAAARTDGADAWGVFRWITWPLAFPFLLEGLVLTWARALGEFGATILFAGSLQGKTRTITLAIYGALESDLAPALVLSAVMVLVSFAVLLTVRLLAARRPDTA; encoded by the coding sequence TTGAACCACCCGCTGCGCCGCGCGGGCACGCCCGCCCGTGGGGGTCGGCGCCGGCCGGGCCGTCCCCGCACCTCGGCCGTGCCGGCCCTGCTGAGTGTGGTCATGGCGGCGTTCCTGCTGCTGCCCACGCTGGTGCTGCTCACGCGCGGCCTGACCGCAGACTTCTGGCCCACGCTGGGCAGCCGGGCCGTCACGGACGCCCTGCGCGTCAGCGCGCTCACCACGGGCGCCACCCTGCTCCTGACCATCCTGCTGGTCACGCCGGTGGCGTATCTGCTGGCCCGCTCGCGCTTTCCCGGCCGCACCGTGCTGGACACGCTGCTCGACCTGCCGATCGTGCTCCCGCCAGTGGTGGCGGGCGTGGGCCTGCTGCTGACCTTCGGACGCAGCGGCCTGCTCGGCCCGCCCCTGGAAGTCGCCGGCATCGGGCTTGCCTTCTCGCCGGCCGCGGTGGTGATGGCGCAGCTCTTCACGTCCGCGCCGTTCTACCTCCGCACCGCGAAGGCTGGATTCGCCGCCATCGACCGCGAGGTGGAGGCGGCCGCCCGCACGGACGGCGCGGACGCGTGGGGCGTCTTCCGATGGATCACGTGGCCCCTCGCGTTCCCCTTCCTCCTCGAGGGCCTCGTGCTCACGTGGGCACGCGCCCTCGGAGAGTTCGGCGCCACCATCCTCTTCGCCGGCTCCCTCCAGGGCAAGACCCGCACCATCACCCTCGCCATCTACGGCGCCCTCGAATCCGACCTCGCCCCGGCGCTGGTCCTCTCCGCCGTCATGGTGCTGGTGTCCTTCGCCGTCCTGCTCACCGTCCGCCTCCTCGCGGCCCGGCGACCCGACACCGCCTGA